Proteins encoded within one genomic window of Theobroma cacao cultivar B97-61/B2 chromosome 7, Criollo_cocoa_genome_V2, whole genome shotgun sequence:
- the LOC108662805 gene encoding uncharacterized protein LOC108662805 — MVQAAVEGVQIIRERMLAAQSRQKSYADNRRRPLEFEVGDHVFLKVSPCKEVRRFERVRAVAYRVALPLDFEGVNLVFHVSMLRKYVQDPSHVIQHDTILLKDGLKYQEQPVAIVDYQVKSLRSKDIALVKVVWQNHSVEEATWELKEETRAEYPYLFQS; from the exons ATGGTACAAGCAGCAGTGGAAGGAGTACAAATAATTCGAGAACGAATGTTGGCTGCTcaaagtagacaaaagtcATATGCCGACAACAGACGCAGGCCCCTAGAGTTCGAAGTAGGTGATCATGTGTTTCTGAAAGTGTCACCATGTAAAGAAGTACGAAGATTTG AACGTGTACGAGCTGTTGCTTATCGAGTGGCATTACCACTAGATTTTGAAGGGGTTAATCTAGTGTTTCATGTATCCATGCTCAGAAAATATGTTCAAGACCCTTCACATGTGATACAACATGATACGATATTGTTAAAGGATGGGTTGAAGTACCAAGAGCAACCTGTAGCTATAGTGGACTATCAAGTAAAAAGCCTTCGCTCTAAAGACATCGCCTTAGTGAAAGTAGTATGGCAAAACCACTCGGTAGAAGAGGCGACTTGGGAACTAAAAGAGGAAACGCGAGCAGAATATCCATATTTGTTTCAGAGTTAA